Proteins encoded together in one Microcaecilia unicolor chromosome 3, aMicUni1.1, whole genome shotgun sequence window:
- the LOC115464967 gene encoding carbohydrate sulfotransferase 4-like, with protein sequence MTRRVRTSHVCFLVLAEGLVLWYASDPLSRFVRPGPPAKSGKTHLLILSSWRSGSSFLGEVFNQNSEVFYLMEPIRHLWMSLANKGPELLQRPMRDLLWSIFLCDMSALKPYMGRSKFVSDLFSWIKSRALCSAPVCGTLPGLGVLEETHCSHICSKSPFEKIEEACRSHSHVVVKVVRILDLKALYPLLEDTSLNLKIIHLVRDPRAVLSSRENVKGLQIDDRIITRSQKGIPNATMVMQEVCQAQMRIFNASLPLEDRYLLLRFEDLARDPISYAADLFEYAGLKLTPHKQFWVYHNTHQVAQKDQGLLKYAKDAKKISQYWRQKLSFQNAKEVQEICKQAMNTFGYRLVGSEEEQKNMSLNLLSP encoded by the coding sequence ATGACCCGTCGGGTCAGAACTTCCCATGTGTGCTTCTTGGTTCTCGCCGAGGGCTTGGTGCTGTGGTATGCCAGCGACCCGCTCTCCAGGTTCGTCCGCCCTGGCCCACCAGCCAAGTCGGGAAAAACACACCTGCTCATCCTCTCCTCTTGGCGTTCTGGGTCCTCTTTTCTGGGAGAGGTGTTCAACCAGAACTCTGAGGTTTTCTATCTGATGGAGCCTATCAGGCATCTGTGGATGTCGTTAGCAAATAAGGGCCCAGAGCTCCTTCAAAGACCCATGAGGGACTTACTGTGGTCCATCTTCCTCTGCGACATGTCAGCGCTGAAGCCATATATGGGTAGGAGTAAGTTTGTGTCAGATCTGTTTTCATGGATCAAGAGCAGAGCCTTATGCTCTGCCCCAGTTTGCGGCACCCTCCCAGGCTTGGGTGTCCTGGAAGAGACCCATTGCTCTCATATCTGCTCCAAGTCTCCTTTTGAGAAAATCGAGGAGGCCTGCAGATCCCACAGTCATGTGGTAGTGAAGGTAGTGCGAATTCTAGATCTAAAAGCTCTCTATCCACTGCTGGAGGACACCTCACTGAATCTTAAGATCATCCACCTGGTAAGGGATCCACGGGCTGTTCTCTCTTCGCGTGAAAATGTGAAAGGGCTGCAAATTGATGACAGGATCATCACTAGGTCTCAGAAGGGCATACCCAATGCCACCATGGTAATGCAGGAAGTTTGCCAGGCCCAGATGCGCATCTTCAATGCATCCTTACCTCTGGAGGATCGTTATCTTCTACTGCGCTTCGAGGACCTGGCAAGAGATCCCATATCCTATGCAGCTGACCTGTTTGAGTATGCGGGCCTGAAGTTGACTCCTCACAAGCAGTTCTGGGTCTACCAcaacacgcaccaagtggcacaGAAGGATCAGGGTTTGCTGAAGTACGCCAAGGATGCCAAGAAAATCTCACAGTACTGGCGACAGAAGCTGAGCTTCCAAAACGCTAAGGAGGTTCAGGAAATCTGTAAGCAGGCAATGAACACTTTTGGTTATCGGCTTGTTGGATCTGAGGAGGAGCAAAAGAACATGAGTCTTAACCTTCTCTCGCCCTGA